In the Alistipes provencensis genome, GCGACATAATGAAGTTGATCCGGAGTTATGAAACTGAAGTTCATCATAAAATTCAATGGTCTGATAATTTTAGCAAACGCAGAATCTTGTGGAATATCCGTGTGCCATAGAACGCTCGGTCTCTTTTAGCATCAGTGGCCATTATGATTTTGCCCTTGAATGCTGCGAAACTCAACTGATGTCCTCCCTGACGGTAGAATGGATCGTCCATAGGCAGGACCCATTCTGCAAAAACTTCTTCCTTATAGCTCTCCGGCGATATCTGGGTGATTTTAAGTAAATTCACTTGGCCTCCATAAACATTCGAGCAATCCTGCGCTGGGCGATACAATTCGCCATTACTCTCGATGATGCTTCCGGCATTGCGTCCAAATTTAAGGTTATGACATATCGGAGAGTCTGGGTGTTCGCGATAAACGCCTCTCAGCGTTTCGGATATATAGAGTCTTAGTTCATATCCGTTTTCATCAAGAGTGGAAGTGAATAGATAGTAGATTCCCTCTCTTTTGTATACAATGGTATCTGCGTAGTCGAATATTATGTTTTTAGGCTTAAACGTACGCTTGAAAAGTACTGTATCAAGAACGAATGCTGTTAAATCGTTGTTTTGTGCTTTATATAATCGGATTTCACCCACCCACCCAGTCTCTGGAATCATATATACCTCGCCATTGTCTTCAAACACAAAGGGAAATGAAAAATGGATTCC is a window encoding:
- a CDS encoding glucosamine inositolphosphorylceramide transferase family protein; protein product: MLHNIEKSECFGIDISIVKEIPLFANYKKTIKRLDAESIWNPKNPIIIEADPFLFVHNDRLFLFYEDMHFYTTGGIIKMISTNDLKHWSKPTPITHEQGIHFSFPFVFEDNGEVYMIPETGWVGEIRLYKAQNNDLTAFVLDTVLFKRTFKPKNIIFDYADTIVYKREGIYYLFTSTLDENGYELRLYISETLRGVYREHPDSPICHNLKFGRNAGSIIESNGELYRPAQDCSNVYGGQVNLLKITQISPESYKEEVFAEWVLPMDDPFYRQGGHQLSFAAFKGKIIMATDAKRDRAFYGTRIFHKILRLLKLSDH